From one Coffea eugenioides isolate CCC68of chromosome 11, Ceug_1.0, whole genome shotgun sequence genomic stretch:
- the LOC113753081 gene encoding acyltransferase-like protein At3g26840, chloroplastic isoform X5, with the protein MALMGSGVVAVAPASCFWPCTDICGHHKMSSNYPRTRICSRRRLLPRYSNGSEAGASSLSCRQPIVSAEPPGQSSVLLPPDSDIDIDSNSNSSRRQPHLSTTTTTTTTKQEAAAAAGGVVMSPGLIDYFQVSEDLVLRSEADGGPPRWFCLLDCPCSSSHSASSSKNHNPLLLYLPGVDGVGSGLLLQCKKLGEIFNVWCLHIPLSDRSSFSVLSPLCTVAFLDLVKLVEETVRSENSRRPHTPVYLVGESFGGCLALAIASRNPDIDLVLVLANPATCFSKSQLLPLLPFSHLMPKEMNPSLLYMLCLASGIPSRMAMDALQKSLPLEQTVGELSQAARAVSSYISVLADLLGVETLNWKLKMLKSAEAFSNSRLHAIKARTLILSSGRDSMLPSEEEGERLRRLLPDCQIRTFSDRGHVPFLEDGFDLVTIIKCASFYQRGRCVDYVLDYLPPKPPEFEQIYEPHRWTEVACNPVMLSTLENGKIVQGLKGIPCQGPVLYVGYHMMLGFELIPLVARFWMERNIVLRGIAHPMAFKRLKDGKLPDLSTYDAFRFMGAVPASATTFYKLFSTKSHVLLYPGGMREALHRKGEEHKLIWPEQSEFVRMAARFGAKIIPFGAVGEDDFGQVRLIVSTSYPIT; encoded by the exons ATGGCGCTCATGGGAAGTGGGGTGGTTGCAGTTGCACCAGCTTCCTGCTTTTGGCCCTGTACAGATATCTGCGGTCACCACAAAATGTCCTCCAATTACCCAAGAACAAGAATATGTAGCAGAAGAAGATTATTACCGCGATACTCCAACGGTTCTGAAGCGGGTGCTTCATCGCTGAGTTGCAGGCAACCGATTGTCTCAGCTGAACCACCAGGACAAAGTTCGGTACTCCTCCCCCCCGACAGCGACATCGACATCGACAGCAACAGCAACAGCAGCAGGCGGCAGCCCCATCTctctactactactactactactactaccaAACAAGAAGCAGCAGCGGCAGCAGGAGGGGTTGTGATGAGTCCTGGTTTAATAGACTACTTTCAAGTATCGGAGGATTTGGTCCTCCGATCCGAGGCTGACGGTGGGCCTCCGCGCTGGTTTTGTCTCTTGGACTGCCCCTGCTCCTCCTCTCACTCTGCCTCTTCTTCCAAAAACCACAATCCTCTCTTGCTTTACTTACCAG GGGTGGACGGTGTTGGATCCGGACTTCTGTTGCAATGCAAAAAACTAGGCGA GATTTTTAACGTATGGTGCTTGCACATCCCCCTCTCGGATCGTTCATCCTTTtcag TTTTGTCACCGCTATGTACCGTTGCATTTCTAGACCTGGTGAAGCTGGTTGAGGAAACAGTCAGGTCAGAGAACTCCCGCAGACCCCACACACCTGTATATCTTGTTGGAGAATCTTTTGGGGGATGCCTTGCCCTGGCCATTGCTTCCCGAAATCCCGACATTGATCTCGTCTTAGTTTTGGCCAACCCAG CTACGTGTTTCAGTAAATCCCAGCTGCTCCCTCTGCTACCTTTCTCACATCTCATGCCCAAGGAGATGAATCCGAGCTTGCTTTATATGCTATGTCTAGCATCAG GTATCCCTTCAAGGATGGCCATGGATGCTCTGCAGAAAAGCCTCCCCCTTGAACAAACAGTTGGAGAGTTGTCTCAGGCTGCCAGAGCGGTATCATCCTATATTTCT GTTCTGGCTGATCTTTTAGGTGTAGAAACCCTCAATTGGAAACTGAAGATGCTCAAATCAGCTGAAGCATTTTCAAATTCACGTCTTCATGCTATCAAAGCTCGGACTCTAATCCTTTCCAG TGGAAGAGATTCAATGTTACCAagtgaagaagaaggagaaaggCTTCGTCGCTTGTTGCCAGATTGTCAAATCCGAACATTTAGCGACAGAGGTCATGTTCCTTTCTTG GAAGATGGTTTCGATCTGGTGACAATCATTAAGTGTGCAAGCTTTTATCAACGTGGAAGATGCGTTGATTATGTTTTGGATTACTTGCCGCCCAAACCTCCTGAATTCGAACAAATATATGAACCACACAG ATGGACCGAGGTGGCATGCAATCCGGTGATGCTTTCGACATTGGAGAATGGAAAGATTGTTCAGGGCCTTAAAGGGATTCCTTGTCAGGGACCAGTTTTATATGTTGGTTATCACATGATGCTAGGTTTTGAGTTGATCCCTCTAGTGGCACGCttttggatggaaagaaacattGTTTTGAGAGGCATTGCACATCCAATGGCATTTAAAAGGTTGAAAGATGGAAAACTACCTGATTTGTCAACATACGATGCATTTCGATTTATGGGTGCAGTTCCAGCATCAGCAACTACTTTTTATAAGCTTTTTTCTACAAAATCCCATGTCCTATTGTATCCAGGGGGCATGAGGGAGGCTCTTCATCGAAAG ggTGAGGAGCACAAATTAATTTGGCCCGAACAGTCTGAGTTTGTCAGAATGGCAGCTAGATTTGGTGCAAAAATAATTCCTTTCGGAGCAgttggagaagatgattttGGCCAAGTTCGTCTGATAGTTTCCACTTCTTATCCTATCACTTAG